Genomic DNA from Carnobacterium divergens DSM 20623:
GCATGAAAAAGGAAGTTGGAGTTTGGTTAAGGGAAGCACGGGTGAGTGATGGAGAGTTGCTAGCAAGTTATTTCTTAGAAGATAGTCATTTTACTTCGTTGCCAATGGACGCAATGACTCAGACATTGTATGAAGTTGAAAAGCATCCTATTATGATTTTAAAAGAGGAGGCATTCGTTGGTTTTTTTATTTTGCAGGTTGGTATTGGAGTGGAGCCTTACACTGATAATCCCAATGCCATTTTATTGCGAGCGTATTCCATTGATGATCGCTATCAAGGAAAAGGGTATGGAAAAGAGTCCATGTCTACTCTAAAACCCTTTATTAATGAACACTTTCCACAAGTAAATGAAGTTGTACTTGCTGTTAATCACATGAATATAGGGGCACAGATGCTTTATTTAAAATCAGGGTTTTATGATACTAAAAGAAGAATTAACGGTGAACTGGGCGTTCAATTGATCTATTCAATGGATTTATAATAACAAAGGAAACTTGCTGATGATTAGTAGCAAGTTTCTTTTTAAGTTGGATGAATTGACTTTTAATCAAAGGCGCAGTATTGTAAAGATAAACCAAAACGATTACATGTGTAGTCGTAGATAGAGGAGGGATTATTATGGATTCGATGAAGAATCATTCAATGGACCCACACGATATGAAAGGAATGGATCACGAAGAAATGAGTGGGATGGAACATATGGCACACATGGGGAATTTAAAACAAAAGTTTTTAGTTTCGCTATTACTCGCCATTCCGATTATTCTATTATCTCCAATGATGGGGCTGGAATTGCCTTTTCAAATTACGTTTAAAGGATCAGATTGGCTTGTTTTGTTATTAGGAACGATCCTATTTTTCTACGGAGGAAAGCCTTTTTTAAGTGGAGCTAAAATGGAGCTAAAGGCTCATAGTCCGGCAATGATGACGCTAATTGCTTTAGGAATTTCGGTTTCTTACTTTTATAGTGTCTATGCTTTTATCAGCAATCACTTCTTACCAAATCAGCCACATGTTATGGATTTCTTCTGGGAATTGGCAACGTTAATCGTCATTATGTTACTGGGACACTGGATAGAAATGCGAGCTATTAGTAATGCTGGAGATGCCTTAAAAAAAATGGCGGAATTGTTGCCAAATGAAGCGACGATCATTGACTCAACTTCTTTAAAGACAAAACAAATTCCCTTATCAGAAGTTGCAATCGGAGATTTGTTGCAAGTGAAGGCAGGCGAAAAAATACCAGCAGATGGAATTGTCGAAGCAGGAACGACTAGTATTAATGAAGCGATGGTTACTGGGGAAGCGAAGTCTGTTAAAAAGCAAGTGAAAGATAAAGTGATTGGCGGTTCGGTTAACGGTGAAGGGACGATCACTATTAGTGTTACTGGAACGGGTGAGTCTGGTTATCTAGCTCAAGTAATGGCTTTAGTTGGCAGTGCAAAAGAAGAAAAATCAGCCGTAGAGTCGCTTTCTGATCGAGTAGCAAAATGGTTGTTTTATGTAGCGCTGAGCGTAGGGATTTTAGCATTTGTAAGTTGGTTGTTTATTACGAAAGAAATCAACACGCCCTTAGAACGAATGGTGACGGTATTGGTGATTGCCTGTCCCCATGCGCTAGGACTAGCAGTTCCTTTAGTTACCGCACGTTCCACTTCACTTGGTGCTAAAAATGGTTTATTGATCCGGAATAAAAATGCACTTGAATCTGCGAAAAAAGTGGATGTCATCTTAATGGATAAAACCGGAACTTTAACAGAAGGGGATTTTAGCGTGACTGCAATTGAAAGCTTCAAATCAGACTATTCAAGACTAGATATTTTAAAAATAGCAGGAGCTTTAGAACAAAAATCGAGTCATCCTTTAGCAACGGGTATTTTAAAAAGAGTAGAGGAAGAAAAAGTGAAACTTCCAACAGCTAGTGAAGTTCAAGCGATACCAGGTGTTGGATTATCAGGAACAATCAATCACCAAAACATAAAAATAGTGACCGCATCCTATTTGATGAAACAAAAAGGTGCATTTGATCAAGAACAGTTCAATCAATTAGCTGGGGAGGGAAATTCTGTTAGTTATTTAATGATTGAAGAAACAGTCATAGGGTTAATTGCTCAAGGAGATAAAATCAAAGAAAATGCCTCTCAATTTATTAAGGAACTATTGGATAGAGGGATTCAACCAGTAATGTTGACTGGCGATAACCAAGCAGCAGCAAAAATAGTTGCAGACAAAGTTGGAATTCAAACATTCTACGCGAACCTTCTGCCAGAGGAAAAAGAAAAAATGGTGGCAAGGTATCAACAAAAAGAGAAAACGGTGATGATGTTAGGGGATGGAGTAAATGACGCCCCTAGCTTAGCAAAGGCAGATGTTGGCATCGCAATTGGCGCAGGGACGGATATTGCGATTGATTCAGCAGATGTGATTTTAGTGAAAAGCGATCCGCTTGATACCCTACATTTTCTATCCTTAGCCAAAAATACTACTAGAAAAATGATTGAAAACTTATGGTGGGGTGCCGGATACAATATTATTGCGATTCCTTTAGCTGCGGGGATTCTAGCTCCGATTGGAGTTGTATTAAGTCCTGCCGTTGGATCAGTCTTAATGTCATTGAGTACGGTTGTAGTAGCATTTAACGCGTTATTATTAAAAATCGATCACTAAAGAATCAACTTTCTAACAGGTATGTTCTGTTGGAAAGTTGATTTTTTTAATGAAGTAGAAGCGAGCTGCAAAGAAATAGAGTATAATAGTTTTGAACCCAAATGGGAATCCAAATGAAATAGGTGTATAACAAAATGATTGATTTTTCTTATGCCAAAATGCGTCAAATAATTGTCCATTTTGTAGGCAATAAAGCACAAGAGCAAGGGTATGAAATTGCAGATAATATTATTGAAGAACTGGATGAAGAAATGACCGCCGTGTTAAATGAAATTTTCTTATCTCCCTTTAAAAGTGAAACAACAAACCATTTTTCACACTCAACAAGCTTAGATTATAACGAAGCGTACAATTACATTCGTAAAATTTTTAATGAAGAAACTTCTTTTTTTGAAGGGTCGGTTGATTTATTAAAGCAACTGTATGAAGCGTCTAGCCATCCCAATGTCAAATCAGGGGATTTGTGGTTGATTTATTTAAACGAATGCATCATTGAAGGGGAATTAACCGATGCGATTGGAATTTTTAAAGTTGAAAACAAAGAAGTTTTCTTAAAAAATGAATTTAATCAGCAATCGGTTACGATTGGGTATGAAAAAGGAATCACTAAAAAAGACATTGATAAAGCTTGTATTGTTTTTAACCTGCAGGAAAAAGATGGCTACCGCGTTGTTGCGTTAGACAATTTAACGAGGGGAGAAAGCGTGTATTGGAAACAACATTTTTTAGGCATTGAAAAAGTCCTAGACGACACGCTATTAGCAGAAAGTTTTGTGAATATCTGTGCGGAATTTGTCAAAAAAGACGATGAAAGCTTAGTTGGAAAATCAACTTTTATTAAAGAAGCACAAGAATATTTAGAAGTTCAGCCAGAAATCAATTTGGAAGACTTTGCAGATACGTTGGTAGAAGAATCAAAGCAAGAAGAATTTAAGACAGTCGTTGCAAACTATGAAAAAACCCATGCAGTGACGTTTCCTGATAATTTTAAAGTAAATGAGAAAAATAAAGAAGCTTTTTCTAAAAAAGTCAAAAATAAAATCAAAATCAATAATAACATTTCAATTGTTGTAAAAGATGTCAATCAGCTAACTGAAAAGGATATGGTGGAAGGCTTCGATGAAGTGGAAAAACGAAAATACCTTAAAATTTATTATTAGCAGGAAGCAAAAGGAGTGGTTAGTGGATGAAGATGAATTTTAAAGGGCTTGCCCTTGTCCTTATAACGTTACTTGCAACAAGCTATTTTGGAATTCGGTTTTATCAACAACAGCAACTTCCTAAAGTTCCCACTGAAGAACAAACTGCAAAAAATCCTGTTTTTTTGATACCAGGAACGAATGCAACGAATAAACGTTTTAA
This window encodes:
- a CDS encoding GNAT family N-acetyltransferase, translating into MKKEVGVWLREARVSDGELLASYFLEDSHFTSLPMDAMTQTLYEVEKHPIMILKEEAFVGFFILQVGIGVEPYTDNPNAILLRAYSIDDRYQGKGYGKESMSTLKPFINEHFPQVNEVVLAVNHMNIGAQMLYLKSGFYDTKRRINGELGVQLIYSMDL
- a CDS encoding nucleoid-associated protein, with product MIDFSYAKMRQIIVHFVGNKAQEQGYEIADNIIEELDEEMTAVLNEIFLSPFKSETTNHFSHSTSLDYNEAYNYIRKIFNEETSFFEGSVDLLKQLYEASSHPNVKSGDLWLIYLNECIIEGELTDAIGIFKVENKEVFLKNEFNQQSVTIGYEKGITKKDIDKACIVFNLQEKDGYRVVALDNLTRGESVYWKQHFLGIEKVLDDTLLAESFVNICAEFVKKDDESLVGKSTFIKEAQEYLEVQPEINLEDFADTLVEESKQEEFKTVVANYEKTHAVTFPDNFKVNEKNKEAFSKKVKNKIKINNNISIVVKDVNQLTEKDMVEGFDEVEKRKYLKIYY
- a CDS encoding heavy metal translocating P-type ATPase, with product MDSMKNHSMDPHDMKGMDHEEMSGMEHMAHMGNLKQKFLVSLLLAIPIILLSPMMGLELPFQITFKGSDWLVLLLGTILFFYGGKPFLSGAKMELKAHSPAMMTLIALGISVSYFYSVYAFISNHFLPNQPHVMDFFWELATLIVIMLLGHWIEMRAISNAGDALKKMAELLPNEATIIDSTSLKTKQIPLSEVAIGDLLQVKAGEKIPADGIVEAGTTSINEAMVTGEAKSVKKQVKDKVIGGSVNGEGTITISVTGTGESGYLAQVMALVGSAKEEKSAVESLSDRVAKWLFYVALSVGILAFVSWLFITKEINTPLERMVTVLVIACPHALGLAVPLVTARSTSLGAKNGLLIRNKNALESAKKVDVILMDKTGTLTEGDFSVTAIESFKSDYSRLDILKIAGALEQKSSHPLATGILKRVEEEKVKLPTASEVQAIPGVGLSGTINHQNIKIVTASYLMKQKGAFDQEQFNQLAGEGNSVSYLMIEETVIGLIAQGDKIKENASQFIKELLDRGIQPVMLTGDNQAAAKIVADKVGIQTFYANLLPEEKEKMVARYQQKEKTVMMLGDGVNDAPSLAKADVGIAIGAGTDIAIDSADVILVKSDPLDTLHFLSLAKNTTRKMIENLWWGAGYNIIAIPLAAGILAPIGVVLSPAVGSVLMSLSTVVVAFNALLLKIDH